A region of the Littorina saxatilis isolate snail1 linkage group LG12, US_GU_Lsax_2.0, whole genome shotgun sequence genome:
CACGACCTTCTACTCTATTGTCTGGAACAATCAGCGGCATCAATGGCACAGCTCTGTCAGTCCTGGTTCCGTTCCTATGTCAGACAGAAGTCAGTTCAAGTTGTTCTTGTGGCAGATCGTTCCAGCACAACACCTCTGCATGGCCGGAGTACCACAGGGCTCACTGAGTCTCAGCGGGTCCAGTACTGTTTGTCTTGTACACAACACAGCTATCTACCATCATCAACCACCATGCAGTCAGTCACGAAATGTTCGCAGACGATACATAGCTTCAtcaagcattctctctctctctctctctctctctctctctctctctctctctctctctctctctctctctctctctctctctctctctctcagtccgtTTCCCCCCGATTAGTATTTATTTTAAATCCCGTGTCTCTCTTAATCACACACTCCTTCTCAAAGCCTTCTTGTATTCTCTCGTTCCCGAGTAGCTTGCAAACACTAATGTGGGTGATTTACATAATTCAGACCCCGAAAGCTAAATGACGGGTACGGGTAGGCCTATGTGGAGCAACAACTTCATAACTGACTGACAAAGTCCTGGAAAGACAGCACTCGTTTATGCTTGCCACTGCGACATTGCAGTCTATACATGACAACTGTACTGTTGAATTCAAATCACACTTGATGCCCTAGCTTCGTTAAAACCCATAACTGAAGTCATTGACATTGAATCAGTTCCGAATGACAAATTTTGATAGTCTCACCCGCGGCACCCCACTGGCAGGAAACTGATTGCACCCCGCCCTGTTTTGTCTATTTTCCACTTTCAGTTATCAGTCACACCCCGGCGGCGTATCCACCCGTTCAGCACACGCCACGCACGTAGGCCGCACTGACACACGGAAAATCCacgcacagtgacacacacacacacagccacgcaGCACATTCATTGCAGACGACATTATCCAGACGAGTGGTAGTGACCTCCCCTACTCCGCCTCCTGGAAGAAGAGAGCTCTTCCTGTGTTCTTCTTCAAAATATACATGTTGCAGTACCAAGTCAAGTACACGTAGCCGATTCTATGGTAAGCAGCGATTGTAGCGATACATTTTAGACACTGAATTGCTATGACATTACACGTAGAGCTACCTCAGCTGTACAGACAGTTTGATTGAACATGGTAAGGGACCGGGAACGTCTACCCGAAGAAACAATTCTCTTCAGAGTCTTGATTCTGATCAAACTTTTCTGGCATTGCTTGCATAGTTTAAAGAGAAAACTAATTTCCCGTTACACTTTTCAATGAAACTAATAAGCCattgtgttttttaatcaaGTCAGTTTTATTGAAGGACTGAGGATTGGTGATTGAGAACAATTCATTACAtgtgggggaggaggggaggggccGGGTAGAGTCTAAGTCAGTAAGGGGGTCTAAGCTAGGGCTTGAACAGTGGAGGGGAAGAGTTGAATACAGTCAGGACTCTGTTTGAAGATCCTCTCAAATGAAGTTTTAAAAtcatgattttgttgttgtattaaaATGGGTTGATaactaatcttcttcttctgcgttcatgggctcaaactcccacgttcactcgtgtttttgcacgagtggatttttacgtgtatgaccgtttttaccccgccatttaggcagccatacgccgctttcggaggaaggtTGATAACTAAtgatttctgttgtttttgtgtgtgtgtttttcaggAACAAACTTACTCAGTTACTGGTTAATGATTAAATTAAaccattttaatttttttttatgttattttatgttcTCCTTTTCCTGCAGTACACTGGTAGTAGACCTCAAaggtttgttttatttgtaaaCAATCAAAAACTTCTCTATTGTTCCTGTGCCCTTCAAGTTCATGCTGTGTAACATAAttgtttattaccaattcagtgccccatatgtctttttgaccaatcaggacggattctaggtgacctgtcaaatgttataacgttcaggcagggaccctttttgtatatcaagctaaaaattgacaaaacaaagtaaaaatgcaaatcaacaatatcagcgtgatttattctacagaatgacacttcaaatgctgtcagataatactctctttatctgaAAAAATACCGacaagcgagttttgtcggtgggtgctttacggaacagcaaggtaccgcccatcctctgagtgtgaaatgccgacccgctcacttgaaatctaaattacctaagttcggaaaatcaagtgaaattgcgtcactcgcgttacgtcaaatgtatctttacgtcatttcccatccgtcttgagtcggttctaaatctgtcgctcgctattcaacaagaaaaagcgaagcaaccgaaacgcatgttgaacatggtttatcttgtgagattgttgtgtgtcaaacgcatttgatctgtgaatattcatcacgtcaggagtattactctgattggctgacacaggtcacgagaattctttgactgacaggcataattaGGTAGAagcgctccagttcccattgcggctgttctgtctaattcgcggggtcgcttcgaaatttgtttTCGTCGAATTAAACagtaatttcttcttcttcttcttctgcgttcgtgggctgaaactcccacgtacactcgtgtgggtttttttttgcacgagtggaattttacgtgtatgaccgttttttaccccgccatttaggcagccatacgccgttttcggaggaagcatgctgggtattttcgtgtttctataacccaccgaactctgacatggattacaggatctttttcgtgcgcacttggtcttgtgcttgcgtgtacacacgggggtgttcggacaccgaggagagtctgcacacaaagttgactctgagaaataaatatctcgccgaacgtggggacgaactaacgctgacagcggccaactggatacaaatccagcgcgctaccgattgagctatatccccgccccagaaaacagtaataaaaccgttatttctaatatgcggactgttaggccaacaaaaaaaaatgctttggttacggtttcatggccaaaaaaaatagggtaggtaggtcgattaaactttttgttttttttgttttttgttttttggttggtccctcttgaaatgataaaaatAGTTTTCGAGAGTCATGCCAAAGTCCAGTTCGAAAGAGTCTTCGGGCTCGGCACTTATTTTCGTCGACCCAACACATTTTATCCCGAACAGTTTGCCGTCCAAAGttggatgaaaatcatgaaaaatgtccaccaaggttgcactcttcgagtaccgacttatcagtcgtgtttgttcgatatgaacgcactttccgaatacgattgcaaatgcagacgacatctttttacgttcgcgcaacgaacgaacgcacgagactgacttcccttggatatgggagttgtaaaaagcggagtggtgtcccttgtcgggcttgttgttgtctgctcgccggcgatcgatgttttctctgtgccgtggtgttgtcgttttcggtgggtttttgtgtgtgtgtgtgtggtttttttttgtgtatgtatgtgtttggttcattttatttttagctttaggaccaaaaaaaaagtttagggtcggcccaaaaagttagggtcggtcgggaaaccgtagccaaagcatttttttttttggccttagcaaatgacaacagtcatgtctcacaaacgatatcagcattcgcctaaaaggctcatgcttgatatcttttttctcgacatgcctgttatcatttgctaacagtcagcatattagaaataactcatattgTAGTCTTGGTTTAAGTCAGTTACCCCAGTAGAACAGATGAGATGTAGAGGGTTTTCAAGTTTTTGTCAGTGTCACCAACAGTTTTCAATGAATTGAACAATTTTGGTTTTAACTTTTTATCAATATCACAGATCACAATGGATTACCAAAGATGACAAGTTCAGCTACATCAGCCAACTGCACCATGAATGCAGCATCTGACTCCTGAGAAGCAAAGAAACCAATAGCGAGCCATCATTCTCAGAGGTCAAGATCACTGCATGGATGGCGAGGGGGAGTGTAACTCGGCTGCTGCTGATTCTCATCGCTCTGACGCTGTGCGTCGTTTTCTTTCTGGCTCTCGCTCCCATGCAGGATGCTGTCTGTTCTTGCAGGTAAGATCGAGATCTACAGAGTTAAATTTAAAGATATGATCGACTTGGTGCCAAAAGTTGCGCATAACTTATGTCATTTAAGCCCAAATGAACAATGATGTCATAAAAGTGCTGCTTTCTTTGTGCAGGGAGTGTGTGGGAGTATGATTGAGAATATAGTGTTAACAATTTCAAGTACAAACCCGTATCAGTTTTGAAGATATTGCCAAAAAAAGTTGCTGACCAAAACAAAAATTGACCTACAGAATGTGGACATGTTGGATACTGCCTTTGTGTACATCCCGTGATGCATCTCAAGACCGCCCAAAATACAATAACATAATTTGGTCAAATAGACGAGAAAGACATCCAGCAGTTGCTCTTGCTTTCAAAATGTAGGATTAATTCGAAGCAAAAGATCAAGGTGTAAGACATTTTGTAATGCATGTCATGAGTCTCACCTTTAAAACACAAAAAAGGATGAACTGTCTCAGGCAGAATGCAATGCACGCAAAAAATACGCAGAACTGGAAACATGGTAGTTGAGAAACATTTTTAAGCGGATTGTTGAAGCAGTTGGAATTTGTCGTAATACCTTATGTCCGATATGTTGGTTCTTACAACGATAATGTCTTGATTTCAAACATATATAGCAGTAATTATCTTTTTCTTCAACAGGGCCTTTTTTATGCTTTCAAAAGTTTTTTGTCCAGAAGAAGTGGGCAACTTTTGGCACTTAGACATACGtatcagggttcgacactagcgggggcggggggcggaacgccccagagttttgtgttccgccccaaacattgccgaagcttggggcccactccgccccaggataaattccaccaatgacaaaccgaaaattctaatgccagagccaatcactaaaaatcgccagtcaaagtcgtcactgaaatacatgtgttacgatcaatgccgcagtcaagaaaaaaaaccattgaAATTGTCGAATGACAAtcccgcaagggaaataactcccatattgcgctctttagcgtgagagataagtatcgccttcaaatgccaaacgcaaaatgtggcgacacatccctggtgtaaaaagacatggaaatgaagatgaagaacagggggggagagaaacgaaaaaaggagtccgatgcagccaaaagcgcgaagcgctgtcgtaatatcaatgtcaaatggttgaaagaatttccctggcttcagtacgatgaagaaaaacagacaactgaatgcattgccgcacgtgaatactgagagtgggccccagatttttgttttccgccccagcaatttccatctatggggccagtgtggccccaggctaaataagttagtgtcgacccctgcgTATATACtatatatgtgcatgtgtgtgtttgtaagggtgagagagaaaaacagacaaagacTACGAGAGAGGGTATGTGTGAGACGAAGGAAAACTTTAGATTTGTTTCACTCactgtgtttgtgagtgagctagagatgatgatggaactttattttacaagaatACAGTTTTATATATAAGGCTACGCCTTtccttacaacctgtccttatgTCTAATACAAAATTCTAATAATTGATAGACAAGTGAACAGAATTTTCCATTGTATTCACAGTTTTTTAAGCACcatactcacactcacagcaagTTATCTTTTAAATAGATTTAATTGTAaattatgtatacatgtgtttgAAATTGACCTTAACTGCGTTTTTGCATTGCAGTAAGACTAAGAGCGAAGGGAAGCAACCGAAAGAAAGAGATGTGGAACCTGAGGCAGAAGACAGCAGCATCACAAACGGCAGACACAAAATAGCCATCCTGGTGCCTTTCCGCGATCGCTTTGAAGAGCTGATGGAGTTTGTGCCTTATCTCTCTCAGTTTCTAAGGCAGCAAGGCAAAAGCTATAAGATCTTTGTCTTGAATCAGGTGGATAAATACAGGTAATGGTGAAAATGAAaagtatgtgtgtttgcacgcacatgtatgcatgcaaaTGCTCTTCCAGATATATGGTTAAGATCATTGGAATGCTGTTGAACACCGTACTTTATCTTGGGATTGTGTCTTCCGAAGTTAACTTTTCTGTGTTGCCACATGATATATACACAAATTATTCAATCAGGCACTGAGGGAGATTTATTCAGGAAAGAGTTCTAAAGTTCTCAAATCAAATGTTTAATTGTGACTGTAAGGCACATTTACACTTTTTGTTTTGAACTTTTTCATATATTTTGACCCAGTGTACGACTACATTTTTTTGTATCAAGATGCATTCAGCAAGCTCTGTttcatttcttattttgtttgcttttcaatGTTCCTCAGGTTTAACCGTGCCTCTCTGATAAATGTGGGCTACCTAGAGTCTAAAGGGGAGTGCGACCATGTGGCCATGCATGACGTTGACCTTCTTCCAGTCAACCCTGACCTCCTTTACAAATTCCCTGAAGAGGGTCCTTATCACTTAGCTGCTCCCCATCTCCACCCCCTCTACCACTACAAGACTTTTGTTGGAGGGATTCTGCTTATCAAGAATGAACACTTTGAAAAGGTATTGAATTTGATGAGAGCTAGGGTcaaagttgttgttttcttcatcAGTGTGAAGTCTGTTGGGCTAACTTTGTTGCTGCCAAGTTGTGTGACTAGATAGCATTGTATACCCTGGTAGTTTGTATGTGACCGCTTTTTTCTTTTAGTGGTACACGTAGTATAGTCAAACTTACCCTTGCGGCCACCTCTCAAAATCAAGCACCTGCACAGAACGACTGAACGTCACCACTCCGAAAGCTTTCGGATGAGTTTTTCTTCTAGATTATTCACTTTTccatagcaaccacctgtctGTCATGACCACTTTTTGTCAGTTGTTTGGTTGGCTGCTTACTGTATAACATATGAAGAGGTGTCTTCCTACCATACTTTTGTTGACGTGGTTTGAAAACTCTATTTGATAAATCCTTTGCTGCTAACACACTTTGCAAATAATAGTTTTATTATATGAATTTTTTAATTGATTTTGATATGCTATAATGCACTGCTCGGATACTgctacttgttttgttttttctacaGTTGAATGGTCTTTCCAACCGTTACTGGGGCTGGGGCAGAGAGGATGATGAGTTTTATGTGCGCTTAAAGAAAGCAAACCTACAGGTATGGTATATATTatgctcttttttttattaataGCAGCCATGCACATTGTGCACACCTGGTCTTTACACTGTCCACATCAACAGTGAAATGATTAATTGTACAGAGAAATGATTTAGCTTCAATGTATACTAATATGTTTCCTTTTCAGtgctctttttcttctttaaaagAATACATTTCTCaaagaaataatgaaaaatTGAACCTCAAAGGTAAATCAAAAGAGAGAACTGTCCACCTGGACTTATATTTGGGCAAGTAAGTGCACACAGCAGTATGCTTTCTGGTACAGCCTAAAATTTACCTCAGTATGAAGATTGACACGGTTTCTGGTTGTCTGATTTTGGTTAATTCTGGACCATCATATACCATGATGTTTTGTGAACAGGTGAGCCGTCCAGGAAACTTAACTACGGGGTACAGGTCATTCCGACACATCCATGACAAACAGAAACGACCAAGAGACAATTACAGATACTTTGATCAAAGGGAGGTAAGTTTCTCAGGGAGATGTGTGATTCTTGATTGCGGTGAATGTTTGCTCATTAGCTTGTACATTTGTTGAATGGGTAGCACATTCATTTATGCCATATTTTATAAAGAGGGCAATGTAGTGTGGCTCGTGCTGTACTCGCCTTGCCTAGACCTTGTTTGGGAAAATACAGTCACTGCGTCACATTTTGTTTATTATTATCTGCCGAGTTAAATCGCTACCTCTTACAGCTGTTGCTAATTTGTACAAGTTATGTATTGAAGTATCAGCTAACCTTTTGATGTTGCTTGTCAGATATAAGACATTGCACTGAttatttctttctgtgtgtgtg
Encoded here:
- the LOC138981794 gene encoding beta-1,4-galactosyltransferase 7-like; the encoded protein is MARGSVTRLLLILIALTLCVVFFLALAPMQDAVCSCSKTKSEGKQPKERDVEPEAEDSSITNGRHKIAILVPFRDRFEELMEFVPYLSQFLRQQGKSYKIFVLNQVDKYRFNRASLINVGYLESKGECDHVAMHDVDLLPVNPDLLYKFPEEGPYHLAAPHLHPLYHYKTFVGGILLIKNEHFEKLNGLSNRYWGWGREDDEFYVRLKKANLQVSRPGNLTTGYRSFRHIHDKQKRPRDNYRYFDQREKTKRLDRETGVATVQYSIESKRELTIDTFPVTILNIMLECDVRTTPWCLRPEDHQWYLNQTKDKPQR